A genome region from Arthrobacter sp. SLBN-100 includes the following:
- a CDS encoding NAD(P)/FAD-dependent oxidoreductase, with amino-acid sequence MAAQHEVVIIGGGNAGLSLAARLERYGVKDVAVVEPRDHHFFQPLFSHIAGGRASAKEAVRPQEPLIPKGATWIRDAAAGIDTDSNTVTLESGATVAYGQLVVCPGLQYDWDLVPGLAEAVHSPHGASHYEFELAPKAWTLLSGLKSGTALFTMPAGPIKCGGAAQKPMYLACDYWKGQGVLDRIRVVMVQPYPTVFGVPEVDRELDRKISEYGIELWTNSELVSVDAAGQLATIRNTTTGAEENLHYDVLNGVPPQSAPDWLKATSLPAAGDAGGFVEVDRQTLRHIRFPNVWSLGDAAGTTNSKSGGALRKQTSVLAKNLVAARKGKPLPAKYNGYSVCPFTVSRNTVVFAEFDDRFRPMPTVPRVPTWNESKLSWVVDRDIFPHVYWNLILKGRA; translated from the coding sequence GTGGCCGCGCAGCACGAAGTTGTCATCATCGGCGGCGGCAACGCGGGCCTCTCCCTCGCCGCCCGGCTGGAACGGTACGGCGTCAAGGACGTGGCCGTCGTGGAACCCCGGGACCATCACTTCTTCCAGCCGCTGTTCTCGCACATCGCCGGAGGCAGGGCGTCAGCCAAGGAAGCTGTCCGGCCCCAGGAACCGCTGATTCCAAAAGGTGCCACCTGGATCAGGGACGCTGCTGCCGGCATCGACACGGACTCGAACACCGTGACCCTTGAGTCCGGCGCCACGGTGGCGTACGGGCAGCTGGTGGTCTGCCCGGGCCTGCAGTATGACTGGGATCTTGTGCCCGGCCTCGCCGAAGCTGTCCACTCACCGCACGGTGCCTCCCATTACGAGTTCGAGCTGGCGCCGAAGGCCTGGACCCTGCTGAGCGGCCTGAAATCCGGCACCGCCCTTTTCACCATGCCGGCGGGTCCGATCAAATGCGGCGGCGCGGCCCAGAAGCCGATGTACCTGGCCTGTGACTACTGGAAAGGACAGGGCGTGCTGGACCGGATCCGGGTGGTGATGGTGCAGCCCTATCCCACGGTATTCGGCGTGCCGGAGGTGGACCGGGAGCTGGACCGCAAGATCTCCGAGTACGGCATCGAGCTGTGGACCAACAGCGAGCTGGTGTCCGTTGACGCGGCCGGCCAGCTGGCCACCATCCGGAACACCACCACCGGCGCTGAGGAGAACCTTCATTACGACGTCCTCAACGGTGTTCCGCCACAATCCGCCCCGGACTGGCTCAAGGCCACCAGCCTCCCCGCGGCCGGTGACGCCGGCGGCTTTGTGGAGGTGGACCGGCAAACCCTCCGGCACATCCGGTTCCCGAACGTCTGGTCCCTGGGCGACGCCGCCGGGACCACCAACTCCAAATCCGGTGGGGCGCTGCGGAAGCAGACGTCCGTGCTGGCCAAAAACCTGGTGGCCGCCCGGAAAGGGAAGCCGCTGCCCGCCAAGTACAACGGCTACTCGGTGTGCCCGTTCACGGTCTCACGAAACACTGTGGTGTTCGCCGAGTTCGACGACCGCTTCCGGCCTATGCCCACCGTTCCCCGGGTCCCCACCTGGAACGAGAGCAAGCTGTCCTGGGTGGTGGACCGGGACATTTTCCCGCACGTGTATTGGAACCTGATCCTCAAGGGCCGGGCGTAG
- a CDS encoding acetate kinase, with product MLVLVINSGSSSLKYQVRDVAAGSVLTEGLIEKIGMGNGGEGDGEIEGPRDHAEALEQADAAIHQELGDLELAAVGHRVVHGGERFAEPVLIDNEITRAIERLNPLAPLHNPANVLGIRAITRKWPKMPQVAVFDTAFHRTLPEHAWRYAVPDELYTNHGIRRYGFHGTSHEYVTRRAAALLDLPVNEFDGVIAHLGNGASVTAVQGGRSVDTSMGFTPLEGLVMGTRSGDLDPSILVFLGRAGWSPEDIDSMLNRESGLKGLAGNNDMRSVVEAAEAGNEKAATALAVASYRLAKYIGGYHVAVGGAKALVFTAGIGENSHQFRALVAEKLGALGVELHRGLNAERSKEARVISTLGSAIPVLVIPTDEERAIAEATAAVVSSSIAP from the coding sequence ATGCTCGTGCTCGTCATCAATTCCGGCTCGTCCTCCCTCAAGTACCAGGTGCGCGATGTCGCCGCCGGGAGCGTCCTCACCGAGGGGCTGATCGAGAAGATCGGCATGGGCAACGGCGGCGAAGGCGACGGCGAAATCGAGGGCCCGCGGGACCATGCCGAGGCGCTCGAGCAGGCGGATGCCGCCATCCATCAGGAGCTGGGCGACCTCGAGCTGGCAGCCGTGGGGCACCGCGTGGTGCACGGCGGTGAGCGGTTCGCCGAGCCGGTCCTGATCGATAACGAGATCACCCGCGCCATCGAGCGGCTCAACCCGCTGGCGCCCCTGCACAACCCCGCCAACGTGCTGGGAATCCGGGCCATCACCAGGAAGTGGCCGAAGATGCCGCAGGTGGCGGTGTTCGATACCGCGTTCCACCGCACCCTCCCCGAACACGCCTGGCGCTACGCCGTCCCGGACGAGCTCTACACCAACCACGGCATCCGCCGCTACGGCTTCCACGGGACCTCCCACGAGTACGTCACCCGCCGCGCCGCCGCGCTGCTGGACCTTCCGGTGAACGAGTTCGACGGCGTCATCGCCCACCTCGGCAACGGCGCCTCGGTCACGGCTGTCCAAGGCGGCCGGTCGGTGGACACCTCCATGGGTTTCACACCGCTGGAGGGCCTGGTGATGGGGACCCGCTCGGGCGACCTGGACCCGTCCATCCTGGTGTTCCTCGGCAGGGCCGGCTGGAGCCCTGAGGACATTGACTCCATGCTGAACCGGGAGTCCGGGCTGAAGGGCCTGGCCGGCAATAACGACATGCGCTCCGTGGTGGAGGCGGCCGAGGCCGGGAACGAGAAGGCGGCCACCGCGCTCGCGGTCGCCTCTTACCGGCTCGCCAAATACATCGGCGGTTACCACGTGGCCGTGGGCGGGGCCAAAGCCCTCGTGTTCACCGCGGGCATCGGTGAGAATTCGCACCAGTTCCGCGCGCTTGTGGCGGAGAAGCTGGGGGCACTGGGTGTGGAGCTGCACCGCGGACTGAACGCTGAACGGTCCAAGGAAGCGCGGGTCATTTCCACCCTTGGCTCGGCCATTCCGGTGCTGGTGATTCCCACGGACGAGGAGCGCGCCATCGCGGAGGCGACTGCCGCCGTCGTCTCCTCATCGATTGCTCCGTAA
- a CDS encoding cupredoxin domain-containing protein encodes MKEVRVRAALLLIAALLLGGCAPGGGSPGTGTAPPGEATSSAGASNAAATITIKDFKYGEPITVAPGAVVVVTNMDAAPHTVTAEQDKAFDVELGGGGASATFTAPSEPGSYPYYCTYHSNMKGMLTVK; translated from the coding sequence ATGAAAGAGGTTCGAGTCAGGGCGGCACTGCTGCTGATCGCAGCGCTTTTGCTGGGCGGCTGCGCCCCCGGCGGCGGAAGTCCCGGAACTGGCACGGCGCCGCCCGGGGAAGCAACCTCATCGGCCGGAGCATCGAACGCAGCGGCAACCATCACCATTAAGGATTTCAAGTACGGCGAGCCGATAACGGTGGCGCCGGGAGCCGTTGTGGTAGTCACGAATATGGACGCCGCGCCCCATACCGTCACGGCGGAGCAGGACAAGGCATTTGACGTTGAACTCGGCGGAGGCGGGGCGAGCGCTACGTTCACCGCCCCGTCAGAGCCGGGCTCGTATCCGTACTACTGCACGTATCACTCCAATATGAAAGGAATGCTGACGGTCAAATGA